The stretch of DNA atttaatttaaCACTAGGTGTCATTAATGTGTTTAATCGAGAACTTAATCGAacaaagaatttttcagaattttgttcgtgtttttggagaagaagatgaaaagaagaGTGAGAGAGAAgggtttttgattttaaaatcttttaattttttttgtttaagtAACGATTTTTAGTGGGTTAATTAGTGGGTGGGTAGTTAATTAGGGAATGGGTTAATTAGTGGGCGAGTTTTAGGATTAGAATTTAATTTAGTGGAAGGGTATTAATGTAATTTACACCATGCAGGGGTATTATTGTAACTTAAGAATCATTAGGACAACCCTTATAATCTATCATTGGATGGCATAATAAGTCtgtactagatttgtgcccgtgctatgcaccgggcatatttttcttttaattttggaGTGCGTGGGGCTTCGCTCCGCCCCGTGGCAACACATTTTTAATTTGGGGTATGCGGGGTTTCGCCCCGTCCAgtgacgatgtatttttgatttggagtGCGCGAGGCTTCTCCCGTCCCGCAGagatatatttttgatttggtgtggcagggaaaatacatgaaataggtggagaatatgtgtagattttatatatttttttcttttaacttagaGCGTGGGGCTTCGCCGCGCCCCGTGGCAAcgcatttttaatttggtgtatGCGGGGTTTCGCACAGCCCCGTGgcgatacatttttgatttggtgtgcgcaggGATTCCCCGGTCCTGTGAGATGTATTTTTTGATTCGGTGTGGTGgagaaaatacattaaataggtggagaacatgtgcagattttttttttcccttttaaatTAGCGCGCGGGGAGAAGCCCTGCCCGTGACAGTGCATTTTTGATTTAGCGTGTGCACGCTACACCCcgccaatgtagtcaatatcgtaTTTCGGTGAATATCGGTCCGGGACCGAGACATTATATTTCGGTGAATATCGGCGAAATATCGGTGGAATATAGGCCGTATCGGTGAAATTTCGGAAATATCGGTTTCTCGGATAAACACCGAAACCGATATTTTTTGCGGTATCTCGGCTATCTTGGCCGAGATTGACTACATTGCGCCCCGCCCCGTGGcagtgtatttttgatttggtgtgctcggggcttcgccccgccccgtCGCAATGTATTATTGATTTGGTGTGCTgagcaaatacattaaataggtggagaatatgtgcagattttatttatttttcccttTTATTTTCACAAAGAATATGTGGACTTTTTCccctttatatatttggaaaaaaGAGTCATAATATAATAGttactcgatttccaaattgaatttgaatttccataaaattccaaacacggtaagttaggttttggttttaaatttATAATTTCTAAACGAATCATACATTGCCAAGTGTCCTCGCATaaatactaattttttttttattcctattctttttaaaccaatcatatgtGTCCCAGTGTCATCACCAAAACGTTCGTTTCACAAAACTTAAAAAAGACCTATTTTGGCCAATAAAAAGTACGaatttcctcaccgttcaacatGGGAGCTCTATTTGTCTAAGACGTTGAGTCTTTAGATTTTACATCCAGCATAAATCTAATCCGTATAggtcaaaatcaaatttcaaaaatgaaaattagaaaaaaaaaaaaaaaaaactaaagtaaATATGAGCCAAGCTAGCcacaaaaagaataaaacaatttaaaaataatgttcagagaaattctcaaaatgTAAAATGTGAAGCAAAGTAGGACATCACGTTAGCTATGCTCTAAACTTGTTAGTTGTAGACTAAACAGGTGTTGCGCATCTATTGGTGGGCACATAGGGCATGGTTTTATGTCTTTTTGGCACAGGCGATCCAGACCCTGTTTCCAAACACTTAATTCCCACATTGGGTATTGAGTTCCCGGGAAGGAAACCAGTGTTttccaataaacaaatttgtattagCTTTCCTAAATTCAGcttaactaaaaaaaataaaaaaatcttttgtCGACTGCCTAAAATTTTTTGTAGTTTGAGAGAAGTATTGTCCATCTTAAACGGTGTTACTAACGTACATTTAAGTATTTGATGTAAATATAGTGTAAGAAAATTAATTGAATTAAAATTGTCACGCAAGTGTTGTCCACCTTCCATTTTGTTAACGGTGTTATTAACGGACAATTAAATACTTGGTATAAATAAAGTGTGACCTAATTTTTAATATCTCGAACAAAAGAGTTATGCCAAGTGTCTTCATCTTAGCTTCTACACTAGAAAAAGTCTATTTCGGCCAATAAGAAGCGAAGGTCTCATCACCGTTTAATGTGAGAGCTTATTCTGTCAAGGTCTTTTAAGAAGGAAAATGCCCCAAAATTATCCTGTATGCCCCATATGAGGGTTCAATCCGTAAGATCATCCGTAATATTTGCGCATTATTCGCCGAGACCATATAATCGCGTACCATATCCAGGGTTGGAGTACTGATTTCTTCTAGATGTTTGCAGTTGGGGCGTGTTTTCCATGTTCCGAATCATTTTTGACCGACGGTTAAATCATATTTCCCTCTAAACCCTAGCATAGACCAACCAGCAATTTTCCCAACTATAGCAGCATCAAAAAGACAAACACCACTCACTGGACAGTCAACACTGAATCTGCCGCAGAATTTATCTCTTTATAAGTAGGAATGAATTATAGTCATACCGTTTTCTCAATTCTGAAGCTTCTTATTTCTTTCCTTTCCTTTTCATTGTCACATCACTCTCTCGatcggaaaaaaaagaaaagaaaaatgggaTCTGTACCACATTCAACATCCGCATACGATCTCTCATTCTATACCAATTCCTCCTCCGAAGAATCATCAGTAAACCCAAAAGATTTACGACTTTTCTTCGAATCACAACAAAAATACCTAAACTACTTTTTCCAAAATCTGGATTTATCACAAACCTTAACATTTACACAAACTTTGTTAAGTTCTAAAGGAACCATCTTCTTCAGCGGTGTTGGTAAATCAGGATTTGTATCACAAAagatctcacaaaccttagtttcATTGGGTGTTAGATCTAGTTTCTTATCACCAACAGATGCATTACATGGAGATATTGGTATATTATCAAGATCTGATATTCTTGTGTTATTTAGTAAGTCTGGTAATActgaagaattaatgaaattagtaCCTTGTGCCAAAGCTAAAGGAGCCTATTTAATTTCTGTTACTAGTTATCAAGGAAATTTGTTATCTGCTGTTTGTGATTTTAATGTACATTTACCTTTGGAGAGGGAGATATGTCCTTTTGATTTAGCTCCTGTTACCAGTACGGCCATTCAGATGGTATTTGGTGATACGGTTGCGATTGCCTTGATGAGTGCAAAGAATTTGTCTAGAGATGAATATGCTGCTAATC from Papaver somniferum cultivar HN1 unplaced genomic scaffold, ASM357369v1 unplaced-scaffold_113, whole genome shotgun sequence encodes:
- the LOC113328638 gene encoding probable arabinose 5-phosphate isomerase — translated: MGSVPHSTSAYDLSFYTNSSSEESSVNPKDLRLFFESQQKYLNYFFQNLDLSQTLTFTQTLLSSKGTIFFSGVGKSGFVSQKISQTLVSLGVRSSFLSPTDALHGDIGILSRSDILVLFSKSGNTEELMKLVPCAKAKGAYLISVTSYQGNLLSAVCDFNVHLPLEREICPFDLAPVTSTAIQMVFGDTVAIALMSAKNLSRDEYAANHPAGRIG